The proteins below are encoded in one region of Silene latifolia isolate original U9 population chromosome 2, ASM4854445v1, whole genome shotgun sequence:
- the LOC141637009 gene encoding protein FAR1-RELATED SEQUENCE 5-like, giving the protein MGKAPSVILTDQERAIGNAIKKIFPNTHHRLCLWHILKNAGKNLGKHPLWNDISSDLNLAVHDSLEVHDFEIAWKEMVRKYGIEKCSWVKESYLIRESWVPAYWRGIFCAGMSSTQRSEQQNRYFKSYVNGRTTLSQFAKKIEEALKLKVEEETANNHDCTEKPYKIECNLLVEQVFHKLYTKKIYKLVRDEKCGTAQVLICMVIEDVKVIPEKYILDRWRKDLVREYETIKTGYYNPEASARAKKSLEVTIRNHYISTLALRDDETYATYDRLTSELIKELEGIVGVETIDAYVPGGVSSRVWGHRRLQPKECNIRYMKRKAAQREGGLQDPVDRRRSGRVPKGNRTPDARKNKKKKN; this is encoded by the exons ATGGGTAAAGCTCCATCAGTTATATTGACAGACCAGGAAAGAGCAATTGGTAATGCAATTAAAAAAATCTTCCCCAACACTCACCACAGGCTCTGCCTTTGGCACATATTGAAAAATGCTGGTAAAAATCTGGGAAAACATCCACTTTGGAACGATATCTCAAGTGACCTTAATTTAGCAGTTCACGACAGTTTGGAGGTGCATGATTTTGAGATAGCATGGAAGGAAATGGTTCGTAAATATGGTATTGAAAAATGTTCGTGGGTGAAGGAGTCGTATTTGATCAGGGAGAGTTGGGTCCCCGCATATTGGCGTGGGATATTTTGTGCTGGGATGTCGTCGACGCAGAGAAGTGAGCAACAAAACCGGTATTTCAAAAGTTATGTCAATGGGAGGACTACTTTAAGTCAGTTTGCAAAGAAAATTGAGGAAGCCTTGAAATTGAAAGTGGAGGAGGAGACCGCGAACAATCACGATTGCACAGAGAAACCGTATAAGATTGAGTGCAACTTACTTGTTGAGCAGGTTTTCCATAAATTGTATACTAAGAAGATATATAAGTTGGTACGTGACGAG AAGTGTGGGACTGCTCAAGTGCTCAT ATGCATGGTTATCGAAGATGTGAAGGTGATCCCGGAGAAGTATATACTTGATCGATGGCGAAAGGACTTGGTTAGAGAATACGAGACAATCAAAACTGGGTACTATAATCCGGAAGCCTCAGCTCGTGCGAAGAAATCGTTGGAGGTGACTATAAGGAACCACTACATTTCCACACTAGCGCTTCGAGACGATGAAACGTATGCAACATATGATAGATTGACTTCTGAATTAATTAAGGAGTTGGaggggattgttggtgttgaaACTATAGACGCCTATGTCCCTGGCGGTGTTTCTTCTAGGGTATGGGGTCATAGAAGGCTACAGCCTAAGGAATGCAATATTAGATATATGAAGAGGAAGGCAGCACAGAGGGAAGGTGGTCTGCAGGACCCTGTTGACAGAAGAAGATCTGGGAGGGTACCAAAAGGCAATAGAACTCCCGATGCTAGAAAGAATAAGAAG AAAAAAAACTAA